A genome region from Methanolinea sp. includes the following:
- a CDS encoding CDC48 family AAA ATPase translates to MAESDTIEVIVKEAARDDAGRGIARLSIEAMRKLGLVSGDAIEIQGKKKATAIVWPGFPQDTGQGIIRIDGTIRSNAGTGVDERVKIRKVEVGYAKKVVINPTQPIRLVGGEQYLSRILRGRAVMEGQTVRVDVIGNPLTLVISKVTPKGIAIVTEDTQIELRETPYQPEEKKKGEVTDVHYEDIGGLSRELELVREMIELPLRHPELFERLGIDPPKGVLLYGPPGTGKTLIAKAVANEVDAHFISISGPEIMSKYYGESEGRLREVFEEAQENAPAIIFIDEIDSIAPRREETKGEVERRVVAQLLSLMDGLKTRGQVIVIAATNIPDAIDPALRRGGRFDREIEIGIPDKKGRLEIFQVHTRGVPLADDVRLEDYAETTHGFVGADIALLVKEAAMHALRKVLPKLDLDKEIPADVLEQIKVTREDFDEARRHVEPSAMREVLVEVPDVTWNDIGGLDDVKQELREAVEWPLKYPQVFEKLKTKPPKGILLFGPPGTGKTLLAKAVANESECNFISVKGPELLSKWVGESEKGVREVFRKARQAAPSIIFFDEVDALVPKRGMYAGTSHVTESVVSQILTELDGLEELKNVTVIGATNRPDMLDPALMRPGRMERHIYVPPPDAEGRKKIFEVYLGTEGNLVTADVKIDELVAQTEGYVGADIEALVREAKLCAMREFISVMGEKSEQEISDAVVNVRISRKHFDEALKKVKGSMDKESLEAAERMAWEILYNSEQRAILENAVAALRQAEIRTGKTYDTEPLRKATFARKKDWNEIKRLTHQLEQELKA, encoded by the coding sequence ATGGCAGAATCCGATACGATAGAAGTCATCGTGAAGGAGGCGGCGAGGGACGACGCGGGGAGGGGCATTGCCCGATTGAGCATCGAGGCGATGCGGAAACTCGGCCTCGTCTCCGGCGACGCGATAGAGATCCAGGGCAAGAAGAAGGCGACCGCGATCGTCTGGCCCGGGTTTCCCCAGGACACCGGCCAGGGGATTATCCGGATCGACGGTACCATCAGGAGCAACGCGGGGACAGGCGTCGACGAGCGGGTCAAGATACGGAAGGTCGAGGTGGGGTACGCGAAGAAGGTCGTCATCAACCCCACCCAGCCGATCCGGCTCGTGGGCGGCGAGCAGTACCTCTCGAGGATCCTGCGGGGACGCGCCGTCATGGAGGGCCAGACGGTCCGGGTCGACGTGATCGGGAACCCGCTCACGCTCGTCATCTCGAAGGTCACCCCCAAGGGGATCGCCATTGTCACCGAGGATACCCAGATAGAGCTCAGGGAGACGCCCTACCAGCCCGAGGAGAAGAAGAAGGGCGAGGTGACCGACGTCCACTACGAGGACATCGGCGGCCTCTCGCGCGAGCTAGAGCTCGTGCGGGAGATGATCGAGCTGCCCCTCCGACACCCCGAGCTCTTCGAGCGCCTCGGGATAGACCCGCCGAAAGGTGTCCTCCTCTACGGCCCGCCCGGAACAGGCAAGACGCTGATCGCGAAGGCCGTGGCAAACGAGGTCGACGCGCACTTCATCTCGATATCCGGCCCCGAGATCATGAGCAAGTACTACGGGGAGAGCGAGGGGAGGCTGCGCGAGGTGTTCGAGGAGGCGCAGGAGAACGCCCCCGCGATCATCTTCATCGACGAGATAGACTCCATCGCGCCGAGGCGGGAGGAGACGAAGGGCGAGGTGGAGAGGAGGGTGGTCGCCCAGCTCCTCTCCCTGATGGACGGCCTCAAGACGAGGGGGCAGGTCATCGTCATCGCGGCGACGAACATCCCGGACGCGATCGACCCGGCGCTCCGGAGGGGCGGGAGGTTCGACCGCGAGATAGAGATCGGGATCCCCGACAAGAAGGGGAGGCTCGAGATCTTCCAGGTCCACACGCGCGGTGTCCCGCTCGCGGACGACGTCCGCCTGGAGGACTACGCGGAGACCACGCACGGCTTCGTCGGCGCGGACATCGCGCTCCTCGTGAAGGAGGCGGCGATGCACGCCCTCCGCAAGGTCCTCCCGAAGCTCGACCTCGACAAGGAGATCCCGGCAGATGTCCTCGAGCAGATCAAGGTCACGAGGGAGGACTTCGACGAGGCGCGCAGGCACGTCGAGCCTAGCGCGATGCGCGAGGTCCTCGTCGAGGTCCCGGACGTGACGTGGAACGACATCGGGGGACTCGACGACGTGAAACAGGAGCTCCGCGAGGCCGTCGAGTGGCCCCTGAAGTACCCGCAGGTCTTCGAGAAGCTCAAGACCAAGCCGCCCAAGGGCATCCTCCTCTTCGGCCCGCCGGGGACGGGCAAGACCCTCCTCGCCAAGGCCGTCGCGAACGAGAGCGAGTGCAACTTCATCTCGGTCAAGGGCCCCGAACTCCTCTCCAAGTGGGTGGGCGAGTCCGAGAAGGGCGTCCGCGAGGTCTTCAGGAAGGCGAGGCAGGCCGCGCCCTCGATCATCTTCTTCGACGAGGTGGACGCGCTCGTCCCCAAGAGGGGGATGTACGCGGGCACGTCCCACGTCACCGAGAGCGTGGTGAGCCAGATCCTCACCGAGCTCGACGGCCTCGAAGAGCTCAAGAACGTCACCGTGATAGGCGCCACGAACCGGCCCGACATGCTCGACCCCGCGCTGATGCGGCCGGGCAGGATGGAGAGGCACATCTACGTCCCCCCGCCGGACGCCGAGGGCAGGAAGAAGATCTTCGAGGTGTACCTCGGGACCGAGGGGAACCTCGTCACCGCGGACGTGAAGATCGACGAGCTCGTCGCGCAGACGGAGGGCTACGTGGGCGCGGACATCGAGGCCCTCGTCCGCGAGGCCAAGCTCTGCGCGATGCGGGAGTTCATCAGCGTGATGGGGGAAAAAAGCGAGCAGGAGATCTCCGACGCCGTCGTGAACGTGAGGATCTCGCGGAAACACTTCGACGAGGCGCTCAAGAAGGTCAAGGGCTCGATGGACAAGGAGAGCCTCGAGGCCGCGGAGCGCATGGCGTGGGAGATCCTCTACAACTCCGAGCAGAGGGCCATTCTCGAGAACGCGGTCGCCGCGCTCAGGCAGGCCGAGATAAGGACGGGGAAAACCTACGACACGGAACCGCTCCGGAAGGCGACGTTCGCGAGGAAGAAGGACTGGAACGAGATAAAGAGGCTCACGCACCAGCTCGAGCAGGAACTGAAGGCTTAA
- a CDS encoding Lrp/AsnC family transcriptional regulator yields the protein MTKTPEDALRVIQSHPEGVLQSDLWKILDVDSRKCSRLVKKLLDEGLVERVEFRKEGIKTFVLRAVRCPVDPSLLLAGDELVPCIACDLECRPEECARLLDWMYELAISEAEK from the coding sequence ATGACGAAGACCCCCGAAGATGCGCTCCGGGTGATCCAGTCCCACCCCGAGGGAGTCCTCCAGAGCGACCTCTGGAAGATCCTCGACGTGGACAGCCGCAAGTGCTCGCGGCTCGTCAAGAAGCTGCTCGACGAGGGACTCGTCGAGCGCGTCGAGTTCAGGAAGGAGGGGATAAAGACATTCGTCCTGCGGGCGGTCCGCTGCCCCGTTGACCCGTCCCTCCTCCTCGCGGGGGACGAGCTCGTCCCGTGCATCGCGTGCGACCTCGAGTGCCGGCCCGAGGAGTGCGCAAGGCTCCTCGACTGGATGTACGAGCTCGCGATCTCAGAGGCAGAGAAGTGA
- a CDS encoding 5-formyltetrahydrofolate cyclo-ligase produces MCTEKEVLRARAREARAALSAEERREFSRVICERVESLLDGQEPVLLYASKPPEVETGPLISALLSGEKAVVVPIIERERRTLRLSFLRDPAHLSPSTFSVPEPIGHEIPADPLCVPVAVVPVIAFDRRGHRLGYGAGYYDRFLSRNPHMRKIGIAFSCQEVEAIPADERDVSMDVIVTEREIIRV; encoded by the coding sequence ATGTGCACCGAAAAGGAGGTGCTCCGGGCGAGGGCGAGGGAGGCGCGTGCGGCCCTCTCCGCGGAGGAACGGAGGGAGTTCAGCCGGGTAATATGCGAGAGGGTCGAATCGCTCCTCGACGGGCAGGAACCGGTCCTCCTCTACGCATCAAAACCGCCCGAGGTGGAGACAGGCCCGCTCATCTCTGCCCTCCTCTCGGGGGAGAAGGCCGTCGTCGTCCCTATCATCGAGAGGGAGAGAAGGACGCTCCGTCTCTCGTTCCTCCGGGACCCCGCGCACCTCTCCCCGAGCACTTTCTCGGTCCCCGAGCCGATCGGCCACGAGATCCCCGCGGATCCCCTGTGCGTGCCGGTCGCGGTGGTGCCCGTGATCGCCTTCGACAGGCGGGGGCACCGGCTCGGGTACGGCGCGGGCTACTACGACCGCTTCCTCTCAAGGAACCCCCACATGCGCAAGATCGGCATCGCGTTCTCCTGCCAGGAGGTCGAGGCGATCCCCGCCGACGAGAGGGACGTCTCCATGGACGTGATCGTGACGGAGAGGGAGATCATCCGGGTGTGA
- the fbp gene encoding fructose-1,6-bisphosphate aldolase/phosphatase has product MPKTTISLIKADIGSFPGHSRTHPVILEKAAKMLKEEEGKVLTDSFVTHCGDDLELVMVHTRGVDNEEIHALAWRVFKECAKMAKEMKLYGAGQDILSDAFSGNVKGMGPGVAEMEFEERGSDPVLLFMADKTEPGAWNFYLYKIFADPFNTAGLVIDPAMHEGFVFEVHDVIEKRKIEFRTPEEAYSLLAYIGAPSRYVVKSVRRKDGVIAAVTSTQRLSLIAGKYVGKDDPVMIVRGQSGLPAVGEILEPFSIPVIVAGWMRGSHHGPLMPVGLPDANCTRFDGPPRVVCLGFQVSNGKLVGPADMFDDPAFDRVRARCNELSDVLRAHGPFEPHRLSLSEMEYTTLPSVEKTLRDRWVPIGE; this is encoded by the coding sequence ATGCCGAAGACGACAATTTCCCTGATCAAGGCGGATATCGGGAGTTTCCCGGGGCATTCCCGCACGCACCCCGTCATCCTCGAGAAGGCTGCAAAGATGCTCAAAGAAGAGGAGGGGAAGGTCCTCACCGACTCGTTCGTCACCCACTGCGGGGACGACCTCGAGCTCGTGATGGTCCACACGCGCGGCGTGGACAACGAGGAGATCCACGCGCTCGCGTGGAGGGTGTTCAAGGAATGCGCGAAAATGGCAAAGGAGATGAAGCTCTACGGGGCAGGCCAGGACATCCTCTCGGACGCGTTCTCGGGGAACGTGAAGGGCATGGGACCCGGCGTCGCCGAGATGGAGTTCGAGGAGCGCGGTTCTGACCCTGTCCTCCTCTTCATGGCGGACAAGACAGAGCCCGGCGCGTGGAACTTCTACCTCTACAAGATCTTCGCGGATCCCTTCAACACGGCGGGGCTCGTCATAGACCCCGCGATGCACGAGGGGTTCGTCTTCGAGGTCCACGACGTCATCGAGAAGAGGAAGATAGAGTTCAGGACGCCGGAAGAGGCCTACAGCCTCCTCGCCTACATCGGCGCACCGTCGCGGTACGTCGTGAAGTCCGTCCGGAGGAAGGACGGCGTGATCGCGGCCGTGACGAGCACCCAGCGCCTCTCCCTCATCGCGGGCAAGTACGTCGGCAAGGACGACCCCGTCATGATCGTCCGAGGGCAGAGCGGGCTGCCGGCCGTCGGGGAGATCCTCGAGCCGTTTTCGATCCCCGTCATCGTCGCGGGGTGGATGAGGGGATCGCACCACGGGCCGCTCATGCCGGTCGGCCTGCCGGACGCGAACTGCACGCGTTTCGACGGTCCCCCGCGCGTCGTCTGCCTCGGCTTCCAGGTCTCCAACGGGAAGCTCGTGGGCCCCGCCGACATGTTCGACGACCCCGCGTTCGACAGGGTGAGGGCCCGGTGCAACGAGCTTTCCGACGTCCTCCGGGCGCATGGGCCGTTCGAGCCCCACCGGCTCTCCCTCTCCGAGATGGAGTACACGACCCTCCCCTCGGTCGAAAAGACCTTAAGAGACCGCTGGGTCCCCATCGGGGAGTGA
- the serS gene encoding serine--tRNA ligase has protein sequence MLDIRFVRENPEAVRADLRKRGRGDDAWMVDDLLEKDRRARTLKAEIDRLRQRRNTISREINEARKAGRDTRDLLQEASQLPGKIKELEGTMDELSGEIRRILMRLPNILHESVPVGKDDSENLEVRRVGTPRTFSFSLRNHGELAAESGWADFERAARVAGAGFYYLKGNLVLLDLALQRFAVDLLVGKGFVPVIPPYMMNRASYEGVTDLSDFENVMYKIEGDDAYLIATSEHPLCAMYQDEIFEEKDLPLRLCGISPCFRREIGSHGIDTKGLFRVHQFHKVEQFVFCRPEDSWEIHEELLANAEEMYRRLGLPYRVVSICTGDIGTVAAKKYDIEVWMPREERYREVVSCSNCTSYQAVRLRIRVRDPRDFEAKRYVHTLNSTAIATSRTIRAILENYQEEDGRVAVPEVLRPYMNGAEYL, from the coding sequence ATGCTGGACATACGGTTCGTGAGGGAGAACCCGGAGGCGGTCCGCGCGGACCTCCGGAAGAGGGGCAGGGGAGACGACGCGTGGATGGTCGACGACCTCCTCGAGAAGGACAGGAGGGCGAGGACCCTCAAGGCAGAGATCGACAGGCTGCGGCAGAGGCGCAACACCATCTCCCGCGAGATCAACGAGGCCCGCAAGGCGGGCAGGGACACGCGCGACCTCCTGCAGGAGGCCTCCCAGCTGCCCGGGAAGATAAAGGAGCTCGAGGGTACCATGGATGAACTCTCGGGCGAGATCAGGAGGATCCTCATGCGACTCCCGAACATCCTCCACGAGAGCGTCCCGGTCGGGAAGGACGACTCGGAGAACCTCGAGGTCCGGAGGGTGGGGACCCCGCGCACATTCTCCTTTTCGCTCCGGAACCACGGCGAGCTCGCCGCCGAGTCCGGGTGGGCAGACTTCGAGAGGGCCGCCCGGGTGGCGGGGGCCGGGTTCTACTACCTGAAGGGGAACCTCGTCCTCCTCGACCTCGCGCTCCAGAGGTTCGCCGTCGACCTGCTCGTCGGGAAGGGCTTCGTCCCCGTGATCCCCCCCTACATGATGAACCGCGCGTCCTACGAGGGCGTGACGGACCTCTCGGACTTCGAGAACGTCATGTACAAGATCGAGGGGGACGACGCATACCTGATCGCGACGAGCGAGCACCCCCTCTGCGCGATGTACCAGGACGAGATATTCGAGGAGAAGGACCTCCCGCTGAGGCTGTGCGGGATCTCTCCCTGCTTCCGGAGGGAGATAGGGTCCCACGGGATTGACACGAAGGGGCTCTTCCGGGTCCACCAGTTCCACAAGGTCGAGCAGTTCGTGTTCTGCCGCCCGGAGGACTCGTGGGAGATCCACGAGGAGCTCCTCGCGAACGCCGAGGAGATGTACAGGAGGCTCGGTCTCCCCTACAGGGTCGTCTCGATCTGCACGGGCGACATCGGGACGGTCGCGGCGAAGAAGTACGATATCGAGGTCTGGATGCCGAGGGAGGAGAGGTACCGCGAGGTCGTCTCCTGCTCGAACTGCACCTCGTACCAGGCTGTGCGGCTGCGGATCCGCGTCCGAGACCCGAGGGACTTCGAGGCGAAGCGGTACGTGCACACCCTCAACTCGACGGCGATCGCGACCTCGCGGACGATACGGGCGATCCTCGAGAACTACCAGGAGGAGGACGGGAGGGTCGCGGTCCCCGAGGTCCTGCGGCCGTACATGAACGGGGCGGAATACCTCTGA
- a CDS encoding ribonucleoprotein: MVNGIVLPIKKVFSLVDSRIIVEIKDDQRKLHGKLVAVDEYLNIHMDDTTEYVNNVRGRTLGTVVIRGNNILSIQPQA, translated from the coding sequence ATGGTGAACGGTATCGTACTGCCAATCAAGAAGGTCTTTTCTCTCGTGGACTCGAGGATAATCGTCGAGATTAAGGACGACCAGCGGAAACTCCACGGGAAACTGGTCGCCGTCGACGAGTACCTCAACATCCACATGGATGATACCACGGAGTACGTGAATAACGTGCGGGGCAGAACCCTCGGGACCGTCGTCATCCGCGGCAACAATATCCTCTCCATCCAGCCGCAGGCGTGA